A single region of the Nocardioides aurantiacus genome encodes:
- a CDS encoding formimidoylglutamate deiminase gives MTAYLLEHALLPDGVASGVRLEVVDGVITEALVGRPGDSSAVTTADESPVPRTSGESGPPPTHVPGLTIPGMANCHSHAFHRTLRGRTQAERGSFWTWREQMYAVAADLTPDSCFELAREVYAEMRAVGITAVGEFHYLHHQPDGTLYDDPHAMGRALLAAADDAGIRIRLLDTCYLAAGFGRQPEGVQRRYSDGDAHAWAERVAAFDDDRVGVAIHSVRAVPPDQLATVVEAAAGRPLHVHLSEQVAENDACLAATGRTPTRLLADVGALGPLTTAVHATHLTDDDVRLLGESGTRVCFCPTTERDLADGVGPSRRLHEAGAVLTLGSDSHAVIDLFEEMRAVELDERLVTQRRGHWSATELLAAATVDGHASLGFDDAGAIAVGQRADLVTVDLGSTRTRGCGATPETLVFAAGGADVRPLPEEGTR, from the coding sequence GTGACGGCGTACCTGCTCGAGCACGCGCTGCTCCCGGACGGCGTGGCCTCCGGCGTACGGCTGGAGGTGGTGGACGGCGTCATCACCGAGGCACTCGTCGGCCGTCCTGGGGACTCGTCGGCCGTCACGACAGCGGACGAGTCCCCGGTTCCCCGGACGTCCGGGGAATCGGGACCGCCCCCCACCCACGTCCCGGGCCTGACGATCCCGGGGATGGCGAACTGCCACAGCCACGCGTTCCACCGGACGCTGCGGGGGCGCACGCAGGCCGAGCGGGGGTCGTTCTGGACCTGGCGGGAGCAGATGTACGCCGTGGCGGCCGACCTCACGCCCGACTCCTGCTTCGAGCTCGCCCGGGAGGTGTACGCCGAGATGCGGGCCGTCGGCATCACCGCGGTCGGGGAGTTCCACTACCTGCACCACCAGCCCGACGGGACGCTGTACGACGACCCCCACGCCATGGGCCGTGCCCTGCTCGCCGCGGCCGACGACGCCGGGATCCGGATCCGGCTGCTCGACACCTGCTACCTCGCCGCCGGGTTCGGCCGGCAGCCCGAGGGCGTGCAGCGCCGCTACTCCGACGGCGACGCCCACGCCTGGGCCGAGCGGGTCGCGGCGTTCGACGACGACCGGGTCGGGGTGGCGATCCACTCGGTGCGGGCCGTGCCGCCCGACCAGCTGGCCACGGTGGTCGAGGCCGCCGCGGGCCGGCCGCTGCACGTGCACCTCTCGGAGCAGGTCGCCGAGAACGACGCCTGCCTCGCCGCCACCGGGCGCACCCCGACCCGGCTGCTGGCCGACGTCGGTGCGCTGGGGCCGTTGACCACCGCGGTCCACGCCACCCACCTCACCGACGACGACGTCCGGCTGCTGGGGGAGAGCGGCACCCGCGTGTGCTTCTGCCCCACCACCGAGCGCGACCTCGCCGACGGGGTCGGCCCGTCGCGGCGGCTGCACGAGGCCGGCGCGGTGCTGACGCTGGGCTCGGACAGCCACGCGGTGATCGACCTGTTCGAGGAGATGCGGGCCGTCGAGCTCGACGAGCGGCTGGTCACCCAGCGGCGCGGGCACTGGTCGGCGACCGAGCTGCTGGCCGCGGCGACGGTCGACGGGCACGCGAGCCTGGGGTTCGACGACGCCGGTGCGATCGCGGTGGGGCAGCGGGCCGACCTCGTCACCGTCGACCTGGGCAGCACCCGCACCCGCGGCTGCGGCGCGACGCCCGAGACGCTGGTGTTCGCGGCCGGCGGCGCCGACGTACGACCGCTCCCCGAGGAGGGCACCCGATGA
- a CDS encoding BatC protein → MTESNQPLGDDDITTTPTAGSTGSPADADASDSGSHGPADAPGSDTDASDGTDGDASDGGSHGPADAPGSDTAAHDGTDGPASDGGSHGPADAPGSDSDASDATDA, encoded by the coding sequence ATGACCGAGAGCAACCAGCCGCTGGGCGACGACGACATCACCACGACCCCGACCGCCGGCTCCACCGGCAGCCCGGCCGACGCCGACGCCAGCGACAGCGGCTCGCACGGCCCCGCCGACGCCCCCGGCAGCGACACCGACGCCTCCGACGGCACCGACGGCGACGCCAGCGACGGCGGCTCCCACGGCCCCGCCGACGCGCCGGGCAGCGACACCGCCGCCCACGACGGCACCGACGGCCCGGCCAGCGACGGCGGCTCGCACGGGCCGGCCGACGCCCCGGGCAGCGACTCCGACGCCTCCGACGCGACGGACGCCTGA
- a CDS encoding cupin domain-containing protein: MDALDLLSGDAQTFVEKVWASRVHLHHTDPADLVGVLSLADVDHLLTATAIRTPAVRVARDGAVLPASAFTRGGSTIAGQPLTGLVDARKVLDLFEGGATVVLQGLHRYWPPLTRLVAELEVALGHPCQANAYLTPPGSQGFAVHSDSHDVFVFQTHGSKLWEVHPAPLEEQAEPREVLLEPGLSMYLPTGTPHAARAQDTVSLHVTIGINQLTWRTLVDRAVREAGQGLDLDGHLPAAHLTRPDVVAGGLAERLEGLAAALRSVDAGEVAAAQVDDFLQQRVSPLGGGLLDRAGLDAITGDTPLRRRPGRPCVLRPDGEQLHLLLGDRRVSVPIRIRAAVEQLRDATELVPDDLDLDPTSALVLCRRLVREGLLEVRR; this comes from the coding sequence TTGGACGCGCTCGACCTGCTGAGCGGTGACGCCCAGACCTTCGTCGAGAAGGTCTGGGCGTCCCGCGTCCACCTGCACCACACCGACCCCGCCGACCTGGTCGGCGTGCTGTCCCTGGCCGACGTCGACCACCTGCTGACCGCCACCGCGATCCGCACCCCGGCGGTCCGGGTCGCCCGCGACGGCGCCGTGCTGCCCGCCTCCGCCTTCACCCGTGGCGGCTCGACCATCGCGGGCCAGCCGCTGACCGGCCTGGTCGACGCCCGCAAGGTGCTCGACCTGTTCGAGGGCGGCGCCACCGTCGTGCTCCAGGGTCTGCACCGCTACTGGCCGCCGCTGACCCGGCTCGTCGCCGAGCTCGAGGTCGCGCTGGGCCACCCGTGCCAGGCCAACGCCTACCTCACGCCGCCCGGCTCGCAGGGCTTCGCCGTGCACAGCGACAGCCACGACGTCTTCGTCTTCCAGACCCACGGCTCCAAGCTGTGGGAGGTGCACCCGGCCCCGCTGGAGGAGCAGGCGGAGCCCCGCGAGGTGCTGCTCGAGCCGGGCCTCTCGATGTACCTCCCCACGGGCACGCCCCACGCGGCGCGGGCCCAGGACACCGTCTCGCTGCACGTCACGATCGGCATCAACCAGCTCACCTGGCGCACCCTGGTCGACCGGGCCGTGCGCGAGGCCGGGCAGGGCCTCGACCTCGACGGCCACCTCCCCGCCGCCCACCTGACCCGACCCGACGTGGTCGCGGGCGGTCTGGCCGAGCGCCTCGAGGGCCTCGCCGCCGCGCTCCGGTCGGTCGACGCCGGCGAGGTCGCCGCGGCGCAGGTCGACGACTTCCTGCAGCAGCGCGTCAGCCCGCTCGGCGGCGGGCTGCTCGACCGTGCGGGGCTCGACGCGATCACCGGCGACACCCCGCTGCGCCGTCGCCCGGGGCGTCCCTGCGTGCTCCGGCCCGACGGCGAGCAGCTCCACCTGCTCCTCGGCGACCGCCGGGTCAGCGTCCCGATCCGGATCCGGGCCGCCGTCGAGCAGCTGCGCGACGCCACCGAGCTGGTGCCCGACGACCTCGACCTCGACCCGACCAGCGCCCTGGTGCTGTGCCGGCGGCTGGTCCGCGAGGGCCTGCTCGAGGTACGACGCTGA
- a CDS encoding nitroreductase family protein gives MEFREVVRRRRMVRSYTDEPVDPAVVDRALAHATRAPSAGFSQGWGFLVLDTPADVAAYWRATSDDTETPGRWLRGMMRAPVVVVPCSSKAAYLERYAEPDKGWTDRDEARWPVPYWHTDAAMAALLVLQTAVDEGLGACLFGVPADRVDALRATFGIPAGFDPVGAVTLGHPADGGAAGSPARRARRPLDEVVHRGSWGTTRG, from the coding sequence GTGGAGTTCCGTGAGGTCGTACGCCGCCGCCGCATGGTGCGCAGCTACACCGACGAGCCCGTCGACCCGGCCGTCGTCGACCGGGCGCTCGCCCACGCCACCCGGGCGCCCAGCGCGGGCTTCAGCCAGGGCTGGGGCTTCCTGGTGCTCGACACCCCGGCCGACGTGGCGGCGTACTGGCGGGCCACCAGCGACGACACCGAGACGCCCGGCCGCTGGCTGCGCGGCATGATGCGCGCCCCGGTCGTGGTGGTGCCGTGCTCGAGCAAGGCGGCCTACCTCGAGCGGTACGCCGAGCCGGACAAGGGCTGGACCGACCGCGACGAGGCCCGCTGGCCGGTGCCCTACTGGCACACCGACGCCGCCATGGCCGCGCTGCTGGTCCTGCAGACGGCCGTCGACGAGGGCCTGGGAGCCTGCCTGTTCGGCGTGCCCGCCGACCGGGTCGACGCGCTGCGGGCGACCTTCGGCATCCCCGCGGGCTTCGACCCGGTCGGCGCCGTGACGCTCGGCCACCCGGCCGACGGCGGCGCGGCCGGCTCGCCCGCACGACGCGCCCGGCGACCCCTCGACGAGGTCGTCCACCGGGGCTCCTGGGGCACCACGAGGGGCTGA
- a CDS encoding allantoate amidohydrolase, protein MADAPGDLEQMWRDLAPVGRSARSGGYFRQPFTAAEGELRAWFAEQAAARGLALEADGNGTLLATWGSGDDAVLVGSHLDSVLDGGAYDGPLGVVSAFAAIDRLRGRGVVPTRPVVVAAFAEEEGSRFGVACLGSRLATGATTPDAARELRDREGVPLLDAMAAAGVEPRLGPAPWLTRVGCFVELHVEQGRDLVHRDAAVGLASEIWPHGRWRFDFTGEANHAGATRMQDRRDPMLSYAATALAAAATAGASGPRATFGRLDVAPNGTNAVPSRVTAWLDARAGSDDALEELVEEIARAGSERASGDGTALAVTPESVSGAVGFDVSLTARLARVLRPWGGPGEVPVVPSLAGHDAGVLAAAGVPTAMLFVRNPTGVSHSPAEHADLADCLAGVDALAAVLEELVA, encoded by the coding sequence ATGGCTGACGCACCCGGTGACCTCGAGCAGATGTGGCGCGACCTCGCGCCGGTCGGCCGCTCGGCGCGGAGCGGCGGCTACTTCCGACAGCCCTTCACCGCCGCCGAGGGCGAGCTGCGGGCGTGGTTCGCCGAGCAGGCCGCCGCGCGCGGGCTGGCGCTCGAGGCCGACGGCAACGGGACCCTGCTCGCGACCTGGGGCTCCGGCGACGACGCCGTCCTCGTCGGCAGCCACCTGGACTCGGTCCTCGACGGCGGGGCGTACGACGGCCCGCTCGGCGTGGTCTCCGCGTTCGCCGCGATCGACCGCCTGCGCGGGCGAGGCGTGGTGCCGACCCGGCCGGTGGTCGTGGCGGCGTTCGCCGAGGAGGAGGGGTCGCGGTTCGGGGTGGCCTGCCTCGGCTCGCGGCTGGCCACCGGCGCGACCACGCCCGACGCGGCGCGGGAGCTGCGCGACCGCGAGGGCGTGCCGCTGCTGGACGCGATGGCCGCCGCCGGCGTGGAGCCACGCCTGGGCCCGGCGCCCTGGCTGACGCGCGTCGGCTGCTTCGTGGAGCTGCACGTCGAGCAGGGCCGCGACCTGGTGCACCGCGACGCCGCCGTCGGGCTGGCGAGCGAGATCTGGCCGCACGGCCGCTGGCGCTTCGACTTCACCGGCGAGGCCAACCACGCCGGTGCCACCCGGATGCAGGACCGCCGCGACCCGATGCTGTCCTACGCCGCGACCGCGCTGGCCGCGGCCGCCACGGCCGGCGCGTCCGGCCCGCGCGCGACCTTCGGCCGCCTCGACGTCGCCCCCAACGGCACCAACGCGGTGCCCTCGCGGGTCACCGCCTGGCTCGACGCCCGCGCCGGCTCCGACGACGCGCTGGAGGAGCTGGTCGAGGAGATCGCCCGGGCCGGGTCCGAGCGCGCCTCCGGCGACGGCACCGCCCTGGCGGTCACCCCCGAGTCCGTCTCGGGCGCCGTCGGCTTCGACGTCTCCCTGACCGCGCGCCTGGCGCGGGTGCTGCGCCCGTGGGGCGGCCCCGGCGAGGTCCCGGTCGTGCCGTCGCTGGCCGGCCACGACGCCGGCGTCCTGGCCGCGGCGGGCGTCCCGACCGCGATGCTGTTCGTCCGCAACCCGACGGGCGTCTCGCACTCGCCGGCCGAGCACGCCGACCTCGCCGACTGCCTGGCCGGCGTCGACGCGCTGGCGGCCGTCCTCGAGGAGCTGGTCGCGTGA
- the hutI gene encoding imidazolonepropionase → MSSVLLSGIAELVTNDPVHDGTPSGVLADAAVVVEAGRVAWVGRRQDAPATDDARDLGGRAVVPGFVDSHSHLVFAGDRSAEFAARMAGTAYDGGGIRTTVAATRAAPDELLEANLARHLAEMRRQGTTTVEVKSGYGLTVHDEARSLAIARRWTEETTFLGAHVVPHEHAADPAAYVDLVTGPMLAAAAPHARWIDVFCERGAFDVDQARAVLAAGDAAGLLGRLHANQLGPGPGVRLACELRLAAVDHCTFLDDGDVEALTASGTVATLLPGVEFSTRSPYPDARALLDAGVTVALASDCNPGSSYTSSMALCVALAVREMGMTPAEALWAATAGGARALRRDDVGVLAPGRRAHLTVLDAPSHVHLAYRPGVPLVAEVLG, encoded by the coding sequence ATGAGCTCCGTCCTGCTGAGCGGCATCGCCGAGCTGGTCACCAACGACCCCGTCCACGACGGCACCCCGAGCGGGGTGCTGGCCGACGCCGCGGTGGTGGTCGAGGCCGGGCGGGTGGCCTGGGTGGGACGTCGCCAGGACGCGCCCGCCACCGACGACGCCCGCGACCTCGGCGGGCGGGCGGTGGTGCCGGGGTTCGTGGACTCCCACTCCCACCTCGTCTTCGCCGGCGACCGGTCGGCGGAGTTCGCGGCGCGCATGGCCGGCACGGCGTACGACGGGGGCGGCATCCGCACCACCGTCGCCGCCACCCGGGCCGCTCCCGACGAGCTGCTGGAGGCCAACCTGGCCCGCCACCTCGCGGAGATGAGGCGGCAGGGCACCACCACGGTCGAGGTCAAGAGCGGCTACGGGCTCACCGTCCACGACGAGGCCCGGTCGCTGGCGATCGCGCGGCGCTGGACCGAGGAGACGACGTTCCTCGGCGCCCACGTGGTGCCGCACGAGCACGCGGCCGACCCGGCGGCGTACGTCGACCTGGTCACCGGGCCGATGCTGGCCGCCGCCGCCCCGCACGCGCGCTGGATCGACGTGTTCTGCGAGCGGGGCGCCTTCGACGTCGACCAGGCCCGGGCGGTGCTCGCCGCGGGGGACGCGGCCGGGCTGCTGGGGCGGCTCCACGCCAACCAGCTCGGCCCCGGCCCCGGCGTGCGGCTGGCCTGCGAGCTCAGGCTGGCCGCGGTCGACCACTGCACCTTCCTCGACGACGGCGACGTCGAGGCGCTGACCGCGAGCGGGACCGTCGCGACGCTGCTGCCCGGGGTGGAGTTCAGCACCCGCTCGCCCTACCCCGACGCCCGTGCGCTCCTCGACGCCGGCGTGACGGTCGCCCTGGCCAGCGACTGCAACCCGGGCTCGTCGTACACCTCCTCGATGGCGCTGTGCGTCGCCCTGGCCGTCCGCGAGATGGGGATGACGCCGGCCGAGGCGCTGTGGGCGGCCACCGCCGGGGGTGCGCGCGCGCTGCGGCGCGACGACGTGGGCGTCCTCGCCCCGGGTCGACGGGCCCACCTGACCGTGCTCGACGCGCCCTCCCACGTGCACCTCGCCTACCGGCCGGGGGTCCCGCTCGTCGCCGAGGTGCTCGGCTGA